A window from Citrus sinensis cultivar Valencia sweet orange chromosome 5, DVS_A1.0, whole genome shotgun sequence encodes these proteins:
- the LOC127902357 gene encoding uncharacterized protein LOC127902357: MERQFSYVRNYTGNFDNLKTQIEKLEVESVSMQHAVEQNIQNGLATANRVLTKEAVRQLDAIVKLHEAGRFETISYAIIPEDTFLMSNKDYESFESRPSTLNNILGALKNPDVNMLGIYGMGGIGKMTLAKGKTTLEKEVARKAKSDKLLMKQKQAFMPLIVHFQIKHIFSDFRKLTVISHESDLRSLLWSLTRVASCLI; the protein is encoded by the exons ATGGAACGCCAATTTAGTTATGTAAGAAACTACACAGGCAACTTTGACAATCTCAAGACTCAAATTGAGAAGCTGGAAGTTGAGAGCGTGAGTATGCAGCATGCGGTTGAACAGAACATTCAGAATGGGCTTGCAACTGCTAACAGGGTGTTAAC CAAGGAAGCGGTGAGGCAACTGGATGCTATAGTCAAGCTCCATGAAGCGGGGagatttgaaacaatttcCTACGCTATCATTCCGGAGGATACTTTTCTTATGTCTAACAAAGATTACGAGTCCTTTGAATCAAGACCATCCACTCTGAATAATATACTTGGTGCATTAAAAAATCCTGACGTCAACATGCTTGGGATTTATGGAATGGGCGGTATCGGAAAGATGACGCTGGCAAAAGGAAAGACGACGCTGGAAAAAGAAGTTGCTAGAAAGGCCAAGAGTGACAAGCTCTtgatgaaacaaaaacaagcttTTATGCCCTTAATCGTGCATTTCCAAATTAAACACATATTTTCGGATTTTCGAAAACTTACCGTGATCTCCCATGAATCCGACCTTAGAAGCTTGTTATGGAGTCTCACGAGAGTTGCTAGTTGCTTGATCTAG